From the Oceanobacillus kimchii X50 genome, the window TCCCAGGAAAGCTTTCGTACGAACAAGTGACCAGCTACTCCAAACAAACAATAAAAAAGCTATTTGAAAAAGGAAAATTAGAAGTTCCGCCAATTCGAAAAGGATTGAAACGGATATAATATAGCATAGAAGCAAACTGGCAGTCAGTTTGCTTCTTTTTTGTTGTTTATAATCTATTAACCAAAACGGATTATTTTTTCTACCATTCTGGTTTTTTAGAACGGCACTATTGACTAAAACTACCTCAACTTTCGCCTATATTGGTGATTAGAACTACTCTATTGACTAAAATGTCTGCTATCCTCTGCTATTCTGGTTTTTAGAAGCGCTCTATTGACTATTTTTTCGCGGTTCTCAAGCTTTTTTGGATTTTAGAACCATTCTTTTCACCACTTTTCCCGGTTTCTAAACTCACTTTGGGTTTTAGAACCGGTCTTTTTACTAAAACATCCTTGATTCTCTACTTAAACTTTTCTTTATTCCACCAAAACATCATCTTTTTTATGTAAGCTACTCAAAACCTCTAATCCTAGGGATAAGTAACCTCCGGATATAATTGAATAATTTGTTCTTCTTCGATGTCCTCTGCTTCTATATGTTTAATAAGCATTTGGACTAAACTCTCTGCGATTTTTTCAGAAGGTACTCCAACTGTATATACTGGCGTATCAATAGCATCAAATTTTTTAATATTATCGTAGGAAACAATCATCGGCTTTTCCGCTTGTTTATCAATATGGTGTAGTAAACCCATTGTAATATCATAACTACCACATACAATTCCTCTTTTAAGCGTATTATTCGCGAGAAATTTTCTTAACGAGTTACTTGTTACCTCTTCGGACAACCCTTCTGAATCGATTAGTCGATAGTTGACTTTCTTTTCTTCACAATAATGAATAAATGTTTCTTTCTTTATAATCTGTCGGATATCCTTCGTTTCGAGGTCACCGATATAATCTATTTCACTATGCCCTTTATCCATTAGGGTATCTACCGCTAGTTGCATAGATTTATCGTGATTAACATTAATGATTGGATAATCTAATTCTCGTTCTACACCGTACGCAACTACAGGAATATTATTTGTTATTTTAGCAGGCAGCCTCGTTTCTTCCCCTTCATCAAAAACGATCACTCCATCAAATCGCAATTCCAAAAATTTCCCAGCAGCAGTTATTGGATCATCGATAGATACCACCATAAAATAACCCGCTTTTTTTACTGCCTCATTTATTTGTGAAGCCAGTGTGGTAACGGCTACTCTATCTACTGCTGGCCATATTAAACCAATGGTATTACTTTTATTGGAGACTAAAGATCTTGCAGAATTATTTGGAATATAATTCATTTCTTCTGCTTTTTCTTTAATCTTTCTTTTCGTTGCTTCAGTCACAAGTGGGGAGTCTTTGAGAGCCTTACTCACCGTAGAATAGCTCACTCCACATTCTATCGCTATATCCTTTAATGTTACGGCCATTTTTAAACTCCTTAAAATTATCTATTGATTTATCTGCTAGATAATTATATCATAATAATTAATTGTTATGAATATTTCCAACCAAAAATAACAACGTTGTTATTCAGCAAGGAGGCTAAACATGCGTATTTTTTTATTGTTGTTTGTAAGCGTTTTAACTTTGTTGGTAGGGTGCACTTCGTCTAGTAATTCTAGTAGTGCTGCTCAGCCCAAAGAAATGGTTTTAGGTCATAACCAGCCTACAACTCATCCAATTCATGAATCATTGGTTGACTTTAAAGAATTGTTAGAAGAAAAATCAAATGGCAAGTTAGAACTTAAGATATATGCGAATGGGCAGCTCGGTAGTGAGCGAGAAGTAATCGAAATGACGCAAACCAATGCAGTACAATTTACAAAAGTCTCTGCGAGTGCATTAGAAGGTTTCTCAGAGTCCTATTCTTTGTTTAGTATGCCTTATCTATTTGAATCCCAAGAAAAATATCGTGAGATCATGAAAAAACCTGTAATTCAAGAAGCATTTTACAATACAACCGCAGATAACGGTTTTATCGGCATTACTTATTATGATGCTGGAGTTCGTAATATGTACACCAAGGATCGTATTATCAAAACAAATGACGACATGCATGGATTAAAGACACGTGTGCAGCCAAGCAAAACGAGTGTACAGCTTATTGAGTCATTGGGAGGAACACCAACTCCAATGTCTTTCGGTGAAGTGTACACGGCTTTACAGTCCGGAATTATTGATGCAGCTGAAAATAATGAATCCGCTCTCACAGACAATAAGCATGGAGAAGTTGCGAAACATTACTTTTACACAGAACATGCTATGGTACCTGATATCTTAATTATGAATGTCGATACCTATAACGAATTGTCAGAAGAAGAACAAACATGGATTAAAGAGGCTGCGGAAGAGTCTACTGCATTACACGAGCCACGTTGGGATCAAAAAATGAAAGAATCGAAAGAAATTGCGGAGGAAGAGATGGGAGTTACGTTTTATGAAGTGGATAAGAGTTCATTTATGGAATCCGTAAAACCCTTGCAAGAATCATTTCAAAAGAATAAAGCAACAAGGGAACAATATAACCTGATTATGGAGGAGGGGCAAGATGAATAATGCAAAAAAAATTATTGATAAGACCCTTCTCATTATCACTGGAATCTTAATTAGTGTGATGTCCATTTTATCTATTTGGCAAGTTGTTGCCAGATATATTTTAAGTACACCTAGTACCGTAAGTGAAGAAATTATCCGAATGTTGCTCATATGGTTCTCTCTAACAAGTGCTGCCTATGTATTCGGTCAGCAAAAGCACATTGCTATTGTTTTCTTTCGAGACAAGCTTTCTATCAAAGGACAGATAATGATTCTACGAATATCTAACATTATCTTACTTCTGATCGCTCTTGTACTTATGATCTGGGGTGGTATTCAAGTAGTAAACCTTACCTTAACACAGGTAGCGCCATCTACTGGGATATCAATGGCATTTATGTACGGCGCACTTCCTATTTCTGGTTTATTTATTACTTTTTATGCACTATATAATTTCACAACAGTGAAGTTATCCATCACAGAGAAAGGGAGTGATGCATAATGACTATCATTGCAGGAATAGTATTATTTCTATCTTTTTTCATTTTGCTATTTTTCAGCATTCCGATTGCGATATCTATTATTATTAGCTCTATCCTAACATTGCTATTAATTTTACCGTTTGATGTAACCATTATTACTGCTGCACAACGCATGGTCACAGGTATTGATAACTTTACCATGTTAGCAATTCCTTTATTTGTATTAGCAGGTATATTAATGAATAATGGCGGGATTGCTTTTCGATTAGTTAATTTTGCAAAAGTATTAGTGGGGAGAATGCCTGGATCACTTGCTCATACGAATATTGTTGGAAATATGTTATTTGGATCTATTTCGGGTTCTAGTGTAGCCGCAGCCGCAGCAATGGGAAGAATTATGACTCCCTTACAACAAAAACAGGGTTATCGAAAAGAATATTCCGCTGCTGCCAATATCGCATCAGCACCAGCCGGGTTATTAATTCCCCCGAGTTCCATGCTTATTGTCTACTCCCTAGTAAGTGGTGGGACATCGATTGCAGCCTTATTTATGGCTGGTTATATTCCCGGGATATTATGGGGAACTACTTGTATGATTGTTGCCTATATACTGGCAAAAAAAGAAGGTTATTCAGTATCAGAGAAAATAGGCTGGAAAGATCGCTTATTTCTAATTCTTGATGCTATTCCTAGTTTATTTTTAGTTATCATCGTTATTGGAGGTATTGTTGCAGGGGTATTTACCGCAACTGAAGGTGCTGCAATTGCAGTATTATATGCATTAATACTTTCTTTAATCTATAAAAGCTTTAAATTAAAAGACATTCCGAATATATTAAAAGAAAC encodes:
- a CDS encoding LacI family DNA-binding transcriptional regulator produces the protein MAVTLKDIAIECGVSYSTVSKALKDSPLVTEATKRKIKEKAEEMNYIPNNSARSLVSNKSNTIGLIWPAVDRVAVTTLASQINEAVKKAGYFMVVSIDDPITAAGKFLELRFDGVIVFDEGEETRLPAKITNNIPVVAYGVERELDYPIINVNHDKSMQLAVDTLMDKGHSEIDYIGDLETKDIRQIIKKETFIHYCEEKKVNYRLIDSEGLSEEVTSNSLRKFLANNTLKRGIVCGSYDITMGLLHHIDKQAEKPMIVSYDNIKKFDAIDTPVYTVGVPSEKIAESLVQMLIKHIEAEDIEEEQIIQLYPEVTYP
- a CDS encoding TRAP transporter substrate-binding protein, whose translation is MRIFLLLFVSVLTLLVGCTSSSNSSSAAQPKEMVLGHNQPTTHPIHESLVDFKELLEEKSNGKLELKIYANGQLGSEREVIEMTQTNAVQFTKVSASALEGFSESYSLFSMPYLFESQEKYREIMKKPVIQEAFYNTTADNGFIGITYYDAGVRNMYTKDRIIKTNDDMHGLKTRVQPSKTSVQLIESLGGTPTPMSFGEVYTALQSGIIDAAENNESALTDNKHGEVAKHYFYTEHAMVPDILIMNVDTYNELSEEEQTWIKEAAEESTALHEPRWDQKMKESKEIAEEEMGVTFYEVDKSSFMESVKPLQESFQKNKATREQYNLIMEEGQDE
- a CDS encoding TRAP transporter small permease — encoded protein: MNNAKKIIDKTLLIITGILISVMSILSIWQVVARYILSTPSTVSEEIIRMLLIWFSLTSAAYVFGQQKHIAIVFFRDKLSIKGQIMILRISNIILLLIALVLMIWGGIQVVNLTLTQVAPSTGISMAFMYGALPISGLFITFYALYNFTTVKLSITEKGSDA
- a CDS encoding TRAP transporter large permease, producing MTIIAGIVLFLSFFILLFFSIPIAISIIISSILTLLLILPFDVTIITAAQRMVTGIDNFTMLAIPLFVLAGILMNNGGIAFRLVNFAKVLVGRMPGSLAHTNIVGNMLFGSISGSSVAAAAAMGRIMTPLQQKQGYRKEYSAAANIASAPAGLLIPPSSMLIVYSLVSGGTSIAALFMAGYIPGILWGTTCMIVAYILAKKEGYSVSEKIGWKDRLFLILDAIPSLFLVIIVIGGIVAGVFTATEGAAIAVLYALILSLIYKSFKLKDIPNILKETVEITGMILLLITASALFSLVMSYTGLPEAISNGILSLTENPILLLLLMNIILLVIGTFMDITPAVLIFTPIFLPIATSVGLDPVHFGIVIAFNLCIGNITPPVGSALFVGASVANVKIESVIRTLVPYFIALIIMLLVITFIPQISLFLPNLFGL